One region of Pseudoalteromonas luteoviolacea genomic DNA includes:
- a CDS encoding DUF6942 family protein: MKILTHGFGASHGILAVYVENRPNLVKYKNINYVMPLQPGEIDYINQECGNGWRKLFNVYSKFIAELQHPDHHFTNGAHTAQTWQQYRDSTLLQAASQEALLFSPPDLAQNNYQWHIIAGRTYAKQLLKDHDLTHSIVWLDEEFAIDNVNKIIVCPYFDYRQLSNIKITKLVTLIKTNLN; encoded by the coding sequence ATGAAAATACTAACTCACGGGTTTGGGGCATCACATGGCATATTGGCTGTGTATGTCGAAAATAGACCAAATCTTGTCAAATATAAAAATATCAATTATGTCATGCCATTACAGCCAGGAGAGATAGACTATATCAACCAAGAGTGTGGTAATGGATGGCGCAAATTATTTAACGTGTACAGTAAATTTATCGCTGAACTACAGCATCCAGATCATCATTTTACTAACGGTGCGCACACAGCTCAAACATGGCAACAATATCGAGATTCCACTTTACTTCAAGCAGCTTCACAAGAAGCGCTGTTGTTTTCTCCGCCTGATTTGGCTCAAAACAACTATCAATGGCATATTATTGCAGGGCGTACTTACGCCAAGCAGCTTTTAAAAGATCACGATTTAACCCACTCAATAGTGTGGTTAGATGAAGAGTTTGCCATAGATAATGTAAATAAAATCATCGTGTGCCCTTATTTTGACTATCGCCAGCTCAGCAATATTAAAATCACTAAGCTGGTTACGCTTATCAAAACAAACTTGAACTGA
- a CDS encoding lipocalin family protein — translation MLKLIPFLKVCVLGAVFLLTACTGVPEGVAPVKNFDLQRYQGMWYEIARLDHRFERGMQNVTATYSLNQDGSVAVVNRGYVTDENTWKQAEGTAKFVSDESVGHLKVSFFGPFYGSYVVFKLDQAHYQYAYVTSYDKDYLWLLARTPQVPEAVLQDFQETAKKLGYAIDALIYMEHQDVEPL, via the coding sequence GTGTTGAAATTGATTCCTTTTTTAAAAGTGTGTGTATTGGGGGCTGTATTTTTATTGACCGCATGTACCGGAGTGCCAGAAGGCGTTGCGCCAGTAAAAAACTTTGACCTGCAACGTTATCAAGGCATGTGGTACGAAATTGCGAGACTCGATCATCGTTTTGAACGAGGTATGCAAAATGTGACCGCAACATATTCATTAAATCAAGATGGCAGCGTCGCGGTGGTCAATCGTGGCTATGTGACTGATGAAAACACATGGAAGCAGGCCGAAGGCACTGCCAAATTTGTGTCTGATGAAAGTGTCGGTCATTTAAAAGTCTCTTTTTTCGGGCCTTTTTACGGCAGTTACGTAGTTTTTAAATTAGACCAAGCACATTATCAGTACGCTTACGTGACCAGTTATGATAAAGATTATTTGTGGTTATTGGCTCGCACGCCTCAAGTGCCAGAAGCTGTTTTGCAAGACTTTCAAGAGACCGCAAAAAAACTTGGTTATGCGATAGATGCATTGATTTACATGGAACATCAAGATGTTGAACCACTGTAA
- a CDS encoding alkaline phosphatase PhoX, whose translation MKRIAYSLIATAVALALTACDGDDGAQGVQGEQGVQGEQGIQGEPGSAGENGSSGVDGKDGENAQPNLNTGAGLVRIATVPTGSEVTGIFLTEQGDLFFNAQHPSDSNTAEDDFNKRPFNTGTVGVLTGVNFNELPRNLVDAPLHSTDYEKQTVVTAIGQYQILGQTGDKFSDLGDKGLAGGLGVIYGMTSGDEIIKNDMPDFNGFIFESDSSGYLFTNWEDYPGGMSRLKMSKSDSGKWNVEEAMMLDFDAVKGTAANCFGSVSPWDTPLTSEEWIVNSEVDTTTNPEWNAPEVNSRLTQFRDFLAPESPNPYRYGYIAEVKSPLSDKPVVEKHYTIGRYEHENAVVMPDRRTVYSSQDDTGGVLFKFVADTAEDLSSGTLYGAKLTQDKGLNDPAVTGFDIEWVEIASGTNATILEWIEEYDGITPEAYVEGKTNYIAMADVQAWADGKLTYPTAEEGGSPVTAGKPMDNRVAFLESRQAARLKGATAEWRKLEGLAINHDRVLEAISGQDVIEGEVVDKAYLYIGIADINKTMVDDKGDIQLSSRVLSCGGVYRAHIDNNYSLTRIEPVVMGSTYRSSLDENERCDASLLAQPDNVIVMRDGRILIGEDHSADWKYNNTLWMYDPESE comes from the coding sequence ATGAAGCGCATAGCCTATTCGTTAATCGCCACTGCCGTCGCTTTGGCATTAACAGCATGTGATGGTGATGATGGTGCACAAGGTGTTCAGGGAGAGCAAGGTGTTCAAGGTGAGCAAGGCATTCAAGGCGAGCCTGGTTCAGCTGGTGAAAATGGATCAAGTGGTGTAGACGGTAAAGATGGTGAGAATGCGCAGCCTAACCTAAATACAGGGGCAGGTTTGGTGCGCATTGCAACAGTGCCTACTGGCTCGGAGGTAACGGGAATATTTTTAACTGAGCAAGGTGACCTGTTCTTTAATGCCCAGCACCCAAGTGATAGCAATACTGCTGAAGATGACTTTAACAAACGCCCATTTAACACTGGTACTGTCGGTGTGCTTACTGGCGTGAATTTCAACGAATTACCGCGCAATTTGGTTGATGCGCCACTTCATTCAACTGATTATGAAAAGCAAACCGTGGTCACAGCAATTGGCCAATATCAAATATTGGGTCAGACGGGAGATAAGTTTTCCGATCTTGGCGATAAGGGGTTAGCTGGCGGTTTAGGCGTAATTTACGGCATGACTTCTGGTGATGAAATCATTAAGAATGATATGCCAGATTTTAACGGTTTCATTTTTGAGTCCGACTCATCAGGTTATTTATTTACTAACTGGGAAGATTACCCGGGCGGAATGAGCCGCTTAAAGATGTCGAAAAGTGACAGCGGTAAGTGGAATGTAGAAGAAGCGATGATGCTGGACTTTGATGCTGTCAAAGGCACAGCAGCTAACTGTTTTGGTTCGGTATCTCCATGGGACACGCCTTTAACGTCTGAAGAGTGGATCGTAAACTCAGAAGTGGATACGACCACAAATCCTGAGTGGAATGCACCAGAGGTAAATTCACGTTTAACGCAATTTAGAGACTTTTTAGCACCTGAATCTCCAAATCCATATCGCTATGGCTATATTGCAGAAGTTAAATCCCCATTGTCAGACAAACCTGTTGTTGAAAAGCATTACACTATCGGTCGTTACGAACATGAGAACGCTGTTGTAATGCCTGACCGACGGACCGTGTATTCATCACAGGATGATACGGGTGGTGTGCTATTTAAGTTTGTTGCTGATACCGCGGAAGACCTAAGCTCTGGGACTTTATATGGCGCGAAACTGACTCAAGACAAAGGGTTAAATGATCCTGCGGTTACTGGGTTTGATATTGAGTGGGTAGAAATCGCATCAGGCACGAATGCAACGATCCTTGAATGGATTGAAGAGTATGATGGTATAACACCTGAAGCATATGTTGAGGGTAAAACGAATTACATTGCGATGGCTGACGTGCAAGCCTGGGCTGATGGTAAACTGACCTATCCAACCGCCGAGGAAGGTGGTTCTCCAGTTACTGCTGGTAAGCCAATGGATAATCGTGTGGCGTTTTTAGAGTCTCGTCAGGCTGCACGTTTGAAGGGCGCAACAGCTGAATGGCGTAAACTCGAAGGGTTGGCGATTAACCACGACCGAGTTCTTGAGGCGATCAGTGGACAGGACGTGATAGAAGGTGAAGTCGTAGATAAAGCGTATTTATATATCGGGATTGCTGATATCAATAAAACCATGGTGGATGATAAAGGCGATATTCAATTGTCATCTCGTGTATTGAGCTGTGGTGGCGTTTATCGTGCTCATATCGACAATAATTACAGCCTAACGCGCATTGAACCTGTGGTAATGGGATCGACTTACCGTTCGTCACTTGATGAAAATGAGCGCTGTGATGCTAGCTTATTAGCACAGCCAGACAATGTAATTGTTATGCGTGATGGACGTATATTGATTGGTGAAGACCACAGTGCGGATTGGAAATACAATAATACCTTATGGATGTATGACCCAGAATCAGAATAA
- a CDS encoding DUF3325 domain-containing protein yields MIYSLATLLCFSAFYAFAMAKTSHYKSVFGSRPNQTQTQRFNYGAWIIILLSFSINLSQAIGYGSLMFCGQMALSVLIISLCMTYKAHWLRSLLYVLPATTCVITILAILH; encoded by the coding sequence ATGATTTATAGCTTAGCGACACTTTTGTGTTTCAGCGCCTTTTACGCATTTGCGATGGCCAAAACATCGCATTACAAAAGTGTGTTTGGCTCACGTCCAAATCAAACACAAACTCAGCGTTTTAATTACGGTGCTTGGATCATTATCTTACTAAGCTTTAGCATCAATTTATCCCAAGCTATTGGCTATGGCAGTTTAATGTTTTGTGGGCAAATGGCGCTGTCTGTCCTCATCATTTCATTGTGTATGACTTATAAAGCACACTGGCTGAGATCACTTTTATACGTACTTCCTGCGACAACTTGTGTAATTACTATCCTAGCTATCCTGCACTAA
- a CDS encoding PepSY-associated TM helix domain-containing protein has translation MKDSFFRSMTWLHTWVGLLLCWLLFLIFFAGTISFFRHEISLWNQPAVHSIDNKPVDQKALISAGLDYLHDKAPEANRWWIGLPSPRQPEVHVSHRHSQPEGKRDKWVDERLDPNTLTHVEGIVDTRGGNFFYRLHFDLHYMDRKLARWLVCLASLFMLIALISGIVIHKRIFKDLFQFRPQKGVRAWLDAHNLSSVLALPFHLMITYTGLVTLIFMLFPDPANTLYEDGLKGFRSDFYPERQRIEKSEQTLNSPAFDSAFAHFHHNWPEQKIKRVIVDHPTNLSATIKIYGDNGTLIRDEYPYWQYSGSTGELIKTARLDPSGGEVLYGGMIAVHSGRLAHPGLRWLYFICGIAGCVMIATGCIMWAKRIRERLKPNQSPSFGLKLVEALNLGTIMGLPLATAGFFFANRLLPAEIIGRADKEILVFFLIWLATTVAAGLWRSSRAWQRFAYLNAAVWLLLPVCNALTTDGNLITYIMDAKWILASFDLTFLATAVIFYLQGNKLGAKQNTVKQGSVQNRRLSREQKV, from the coding sequence ATGAAAGACAGTTTTTTTCGCTCAATGACTTGGCTACATACTTGGGTTGGTCTTTTGTTGTGTTGGCTATTATTTTTAATTTTCTTTGCCGGCACAATCAGCTTTTTCCGTCATGAAATTAGCCTCTGGAACCAGCCTGCTGTTCATAGTATTGACAATAAACCAGTAGATCAAAAAGCCTTAATCAGCGCTGGGCTTGACTACCTGCATGACAAAGCACCTGAAGCAAACAGGTGGTGGATAGGCCTGCCTTCACCCAGACAACCAGAGGTACATGTATCTCACCGTCACAGCCAACCAGAAGGTAAACGGGATAAATGGGTAGATGAACGCCTTGACCCAAATACATTAACTCACGTAGAAGGCATAGTAGATACCCGAGGCGGTAACTTTTTTTATCGATTGCACTTCGACTTGCATTATATGGACCGAAAACTAGCGCGTTGGTTAGTCTGCTTAGCGTCATTATTTATGTTAATTGCACTCATATCTGGCATTGTTATCCACAAGCGCATCTTTAAAGACCTATTTCAATTTAGGCCACAAAAAGGGGTAAGAGCTTGGTTAGATGCACACAACTTATCTTCTGTGCTGGCGTTGCCATTCCACCTTATGATCACGTATACCGGTCTAGTTACTTTGATATTTATGCTGTTTCCAGATCCTGCTAATACATTGTACGAAGATGGATTAAAAGGCTTTAGATCTGACTTTTATCCTGAACGTCAGCGCATTGAAAAGTCAGAACAAACTCTAAATTCACCTGCATTTGATAGTGCTTTTGCACACTTTCATCATAACTGGCCCGAGCAGAAAATTAAGCGCGTGATCGTCGATCATCCAACCAACCTCAGTGCCACCATTAAAATCTATGGCGACAATGGTACGCTTATTCGTGATGAGTACCCATACTGGCAATACTCAGGCTCAACCGGAGAGCTAATAAAAACAGCTCGTCTAGATCCCAGTGGTGGTGAAGTCTTATATGGCGGCATGATAGCTGTACATAGTGGCAGGCTCGCTCACCCAGGTCTACGTTGGCTTTATTTTATTTGCGGTATAGCAGGGTGTGTGATGATTGCCACAGGGTGCATAATGTGGGCCAAGCGAATTCGAGAACGCTTAAAGCCAAACCAATCACCTAGCTTTGGGCTTAAGTTAGTCGAAGCATTGAATCTTGGCACAATCATGGGCTTACCCCTTGCAACCGCAGGTTTCTTCTTTGCGAACAGATTATTACCAGCTGAGATCATTGGTCGGGCTGATAAAGAAATACTCGTTTTCTTTTTAATCTGGCTCGCTACTACAGTAGCGGCTGGGCTTTGGCGTTCTAGTCGTGCTTGGCAAAGGTTTGCTTACCTCAATGCCGCAGTATGGCTGCTTTTACCTGTCTGTAACGCGCTGACAACGGATGGCAATTTAATCACATACATAATGGACGCGAAGTGGATCTTAGCCAGTTTTGACCTCACATTTTTAGCAACTGCTGTCATTTTCTATCTGCAAGGAAACAAATTAGGCGCTAAACAAAATACCGTCAAACAAGGCTCAGTACAAAACCGCCGTTTAAGTCGGGAGCAAAAAGTATGA
- a CDS encoding uracil-DNA glycosylase family protein — MKLLDEIAACRLCHTQFGHMPSPVVQGNASAKVLIAGQAPSMTVHKTGKPFNDASGTKLRDWLGVTEQQFYDPSLFAIIPMAFCYPGKGKTGDKAPPKICAKTWREKLLAEFNQVEFTILIGQYAQSYHLTSYTNVTEAVQNWEKFMPTRMPLPHPSPRNHYWLKRNPWFEINAIPALKKRISDILTS; from the coding sequence ATGAAGTTATTAGATGAGATAGCTGCTTGTCGTTTGTGTCATACACAGTTCGGTCATATGCCCTCTCCTGTTGTGCAAGGTAATGCCAGCGCGAAGGTACTGATCGCAGGTCAGGCACCCAGTATGACTGTGCATAAAACAGGTAAGCCTTTTAATGATGCGAGTGGTACAAAGCTGCGGGATTGGTTGGGCGTTACTGAGCAACAGTTTTATGACCCATCATTATTTGCCATTATCCCAATGGCGTTCTGTTACCCGGGAAAAGGTAAAACAGGCGATAAAGCGCCACCCAAAATATGTGCAAAAACGTGGCGTGAAAAACTATTGGCTGAGTTTAATCAGGTAGAGTTTACAATATTGATTGGGCAGTATGCGCAATCTTATCACTTGACGAGCTACACAAATGTCACTGAGGCAGTACAAAACTGGGAAAAGTTTATGCCGACTAGGATGCCATTACCACACCCTAGCCCTCGAAATCATTATTGGCTAAAGCGTAACCCTTGGTTTGAAATAAATGCAATTCCTGCATTAAAAAAACGCATATCAGACATTTTGACGAGTTAA
- a CDS encoding DUF2314 domain-containing protein, giving the protein MYWGLVVLIILAGFWVHNRYSSESQDFPPIETDPNDPLVLEAVALAKATLDEFRILFIRYPKDAFVKLGFESDRGVVEHLGAHVESIKGNEVSVFLVTPPITHTGKMAHNYVCQLEDIEDWQITDNAGNIYGGYIQRAMFTIAEREGIALPAGLKAMQDKYVDV; this is encoded by the coding sequence ATGTACTGGGGTTTAGTCGTCTTAATCATTCTCGCCGGTTTCTGGGTGCATAACCGTTATAGCTCTGAATCACAGGACTTTCCGCCAATAGAAACCGATCCAAATGACCCTCTAGTTTTAGAGGCTGTTGCACTTGCTAAGGCGACATTAGATGAGTTTCGGATTTTATTCATAAGATATCCAAAAGATGCATTTGTAAAACTGGGCTTTGAAAGTGATAGAGGCGTAGTTGAACATTTAGGTGCTCATGTAGAATCAATTAAGGGTAATGAAGTCAGTGTTTTTTTGGTTACCCCACCGATCACGCATACTGGAAAAATGGCCCACAATTACGTGTGTCAATTAGAAGATATAGAAGACTGGCAGATCACGGATAACGCTGGAAATATTTATGGAGGGTATATTCAACGGGCTATGTTTACGATTGCCGAGCGTGAGGGCATTGCTCTTCCTGCTGGGCTCAAAGCAATGCAAGATAAATATGTCGATGTTTAA
- a CDS encoding GNAT family N-acetyltransferase has translation MSVSIRPAEIQDAATILHFINELAIYEKEPEAVKNTVQDIEKKLFGDDVRAHALICEQNGEAIGFAVYFFNYSTWLGKYGLYLEDLYVTQDKRGVGAGKALMKHLAQTAVQKDCGRFEWVVLDWNKPAIDFYQSIGAEPQDEWIIYRLTGQALKDFAEQP, from the coding sequence ATGAGCGTATCTATCCGTCCCGCAGAGATTCAAGATGCAGCCACAATCTTACACTTTATTAATGAATTAGCGATTTATGAAAAAGAGCCTGAAGCGGTTAAAAATACAGTACAGGATATTGAAAAAAAGCTCTTCGGCGATGATGTAAGAGCACATGCACTGATCTGTGAGCAAAATGGCGAAGCCATTGGTTTTGCCGTCTATTTTTTCAATTATTCTACATGGTTAGGTAAGTATGGATTATACCTAGAAGATTTATATGTAACGCAAGACAAACGCGGCGTAGGCGCAGGTAAAGCGCTGATGAAACATCTAGCTCAAACCGCGGTACAAAAAGACTGTGGTCGTTTTGAATGGGTTGTTTTAGATTGGAACAAGCCTGCAATCGATTTTTACCAAAGCATTGGGGCCGAACCGCAGGATGAATGGATTATCTATCGTCTGACCGGACAAGCACTTAAAGACTTTGCAGAACAACCTTAA
- a CDS encoding LysR family transcriptional regulator, which yields MNNIPNIDLNLLKLFAVLYQTGSVTQTASILHMSQSACSHALTRLRLRLKDELFVRENNRMLATDYANRLAADVLPAFEAITLGLQGAKRFDPQQVERLTLAATDYTAWCLKPFLSDILSRFTNLSIQIIQLEERIPVQALKDLKLDLVCGFEHQQETLEGLAQLNCFEGHYVTLSCKTRSLPNQLSLQTFLSKSHVLISPWNETRGIVDRILAQSRKSRHIVVGTPHMLNAPALIKDTDWLITLPARYAEHIANEYQLSIHMPPINVPNYRVKLYWHKTRQRDPKLQWFVSQFCQFYGLHHELE from the coding sequence ATGAATAATATACCGAACATAGATTTAAACTTATTGAAGCTGTTTGCTGTGTTGTATCAAACTGGTTCTGTCACTCAAACAGCCAGTATTTTGCATATGAGCCAATCAGCGTGCAGTCATGCTTTGACTCGGTTGCGCTTAAGGTTAAAAGATGAACTATTCGTCAGGGAAAATAACCGGATGCTGGCCACGGATTATGCCAATAGATTAGCCGCTGACGTTTTACCTGCCTTTGAAGCGATCACTTTGGGTCTGCAAGGAGCAAAACGATTTGATCCGCAACAAGTAGAGCGGCTTACATTGGCTGCCACAGATTATACGGCATGGTGTTTGAAGCCATTTTTAAGTGACATCTTATCTCGGTTCACTAACTTGTCTATTCAAATAATTCAATTGGAAGAGCGTATTCCCGTTCAGGCATTGAAAGACCTAAAGTTAGATCTTGTATGTGGTTTTGAACACCAGCAAGAAACGTTAGAAGGTTTGGCACAATTAAATTGCTTCGAAGGACACTATGTGACTTTAAGCTGTAAAACGCGTTCATTACCCAATCAATTGTCGTTGCAAACTTTTTTGTCAAAATCGCATGTGCTGATTTCACCTTGGAACGAAACGCGAGGGATAGTGGATCGTATTTTGGCACAATCTAGAAAGTCCCGTCATATCGTCGTGGGAACGCCACATATGCTCAATGCACCAGCGCTTATAAAAGACACTGACTGGCTGATCACTCTGCCAGCAAGGTATGCAGAACATATTGCAAATGAATATCAACTGTCCATCCATATGCCACCCATCAATGTGCCCAATTACCGCGTGAAATTATATTGGCACAAAACGCGTCAGCGAGACCCTAAATTACAATGGTTTGTGTCGCAGTTTTGTCAATTCTACGGTTTACATCACGAACTAGAGTAA
- a CDS encoding chalcone isomerase family protein, translating to MKQFKNSVLALFLVVSGLANSSENIALDLTKDMTQVGQTARMTYLFWDVYDIRLYSPSGRYEPFEPFVLQLTYLRDLDGQEIAKRSLEEMQKQGFNDAALGEVWLEKMKAIFPDVSENYSLYGVRDVKGATRFYDSEKFLGEITDQSFTKWFFDIWLSEKTTEPKMRLKLLGEK from the coding sequence ATGAAACAGTTTAAAAATAGTGTATTGGCGTTGTTCCTCGTTGTGAGTGGCTTGGCCAATAGCAGTGAAAATATAGCGCTTGATTTGACAAAAGACATGACGCAAGTTGGGCAAACAGCGCGAATGACGTATTTGTTTTGGGACGTTTATGATATCAGACTTTATTCGCCCTCCGGTCGATACGAACCTTTTGAGCCGTTTGTATTGCAGCTTACGTATCTACGTGATTTGGATGGGCAGGAAATTGCGAAACGCTCGCTAGAAGAAATGCAAAAGCAAGGTTTTAATGATGCTGCCCTTGGAGAGGTCTGGTTGGAGAAAATGAAGGCGATCTTCCCAGATGTTTCAGAAAACTACTCACTGTATGGCGTTAGAGACGTAAAGGGAGCGACACGTTTTTATGATTCTGAAAAGTTTTTAGGTGAAATCACAGATCAAAGTTTTACTAAGTGGTTTTTCGATATCTGGTTGAGTGAAAAAACCACAGAGCCAAAAATGCGCTTGAAGTTACTAGGAGAAAAATAA
- a CDS encoding DUF3833 family protein: MKMVVLLCALVLLSACRSSVQSDVYQNMTPNIDVYDFFDGQVNAWGIVQNRSGELVQRFKVRIEGSVNHVGELVLDEAFTYGYGDGVKQRVWTIKNGDNGLTGSAPDIATTAIGTVYGNALRWQYEMDLPVDDTTYRVVFDDWMWAFDKCTLMNRSYIKKFGLVMAEVTIFMQNTEVSKGCTGALHP, translated from the coding sequence ATGAAAATGGTTGTTTTACTTTGCGCCTTAGTATTGCTATCGGCTTGTCGTAGCTCAGTACAAAGCGATGTATATCAAAATATGACGCCAAACATCGATGTGTATGATTTTTTTGATGGGCAGGTAAATGCATGGGGTATTGTGCAAAATCGCAGTGGTGAGTTGGTACAGCGTTTTAAAGTGCGTATTGAAGGCTCTGTTAATCATGTTGGTGAACTGGTCTTGGATGAAGCGTTCACTTATGGTTATGGTGATGGTGTTAAGCAGCGTGTCTGGACAATCAAAAATGGTGATAATGGGCTTACAGGTAGCGCACCGGATATTGCAACGACTGCTATTGGCACGGTATATGGTAACGCTTTGAGATGGCAATATGAGATGGATTTACCTGTCGATGATACCACTTACCGAGTTGTGTTTGACGATTGGATGTGGGCCTTTGATAAGTGTACCTTGATGAATCGCTCCTACATCAAAAAGTTTGGCTTGGTGATGGCCGAAGTGACAATTTTCATGCAAAACACAGAAGTTAGCAAAGGCTGTACAGGGGCTTTACACCCATAA